Proteins encoded together in one Felis catus isolate Fca126 chromosome B3, F.catus_Fca126_mat1.0, whole genome shotgun sequence window:
- the KLHL28 gene encoding kelch-like protein 28 isoform X2, which yields MMYHHQSYDIRCFWILDLLTTDFAVFGSFMSPAELKGMPKYLLHFGLTACSRSFPPDKPHSMKMDHTSPTYMLANLTHLHSEQLLQGLNLLRQHHELCDIVLRVGDVKIHAHKVVLASISPYFKAMFTGNLSEKENSEVEFQCIDETALQAIVEYAYTGTVFISQDTVESLLPAANLLQIKLVLKECCAFLESQLDPGNCIGISRFAETYGCHDLYLAATKYICQNFEAVCQTEEFFELTHADLDEIVSNDCLNVATEETVFYALESWIKYDVQERQKYLAQLLNSVRLPLLSVKFLTRLYEANHLIRDDRTCKHLLNEALKYHFMPEHRLSHQTVLMTRPRCAPKVLCAVGGKSGLFACLDSVEMYFPQNDSWIGLAPLNIPRYEFGICVLDQKVYVIGGIETNVRPGITIRKHENSVECWNPDTNTWTSLERMNESRSTLGVVVLAGELYALGGYDGQSYLQSVEKYIPKLRKWQHVAPMTTTRSCFAAAVLDGMIYAIGGYGPAHMNSVERYDPSKDSWEMVASMADKRIHFGVGVMLGFIFVVGGHNGVSHLSSIERYDPHQNQWTVCRPMKEPRTGVGAAVIDNYLYVVGGHSGSSYLNTVQKYDPISDTWLDSAGMIYCRCNFGLTAL from the exons ATGATGTACCATCATCAAAGTTATG ATATCAGGTGTTTTTGGATCCTTGATTTGTTAACCACTGATTTTGCTGTCTTTGGAAGCTTCATGTCACCTGCAGAGTTGAAGGGAATGCCCAAGTATCTTCTTCATTTTGGCCTTACAGCATGTTCTAGAAGCTTTCCTCCAGATAAACCTCATTCCATGAAG aTGGACCACACATCCCCGACCTACATGCTTGCTAACTTAACCCACTTACATTCTGAACAACTTCTGCAGGGCTTGAATCTTCTTCGTCAACATCACGAACTCTGTGACATCGTTCTTCGAGTAGGTGATGTTAAAATCCATGCTCACAAAGTGGTTCTTGCCAGCATCAGCCCATATTTCAAAGCTATGTTCACTGGAAACCTTTCTGAAAAAGAGAACAGTGAGGTTGAGTTTCAGTGCATTGATGAAACTGCTCTCCAGGCCATTGTGGAGTATGCCTATACCGGGACTGTTTTTATTTCGCAGGACACAGTTGAATCTCTCCTTCCAGCAGCAAACCTACTCCAGATAAAGCTTGTCCTAAAAGAATGTTGTGCATTTCTTGAAAGCCAGCTTGATCCTGGCAATTGTATTGGAATTTCTCGTTTTGCAGAGACATATGGTTGTCATGACCTTTATTTGGCAGCTACTAAATACATATGCCAGAATTTTGAAGCCGTTTGCCAGACTGAAGAGTTTTTTGAACTTACACATGCTGATTTGGATGAAATTGTTTCCAATGACTGTTTGAACGTAGctactgaagagactgttttttacGCACTTGAGTCTTGGATCAAGTATGACGTACAAGAACGTCAGAAATACTTAGCACAGCTGCTTAACAGTGTGAGATTACCATTGCTGAGTGTTAAGTTTCTTACTAGACTATATGAAGCAAATCATCTTATTCGTGATGATCGCACTTGTAAACATCTTTTGAATGAAGCCCTAAAGTACCACTTTATGCCTGAACATAGACTTTCTCATCAGACAGTCCTGATGACACGACCTCGCTGTGCTCCCAAAGTACTTTGTGCAGTAGGAGGAAAATCTGGACTATTTGCCTGTTTGGACAG TGTGGAGATGTACTTTCCTCAGAATGACTCTTGGATTGGTTTGGCACCCCTAAACATTCCTCGCTATGAATTTGGAATATGTGTTTTAGACCAAAAAGTGTATGTTATAGGTGGTATTGAAACTAATGTGCGTCCTGGCATCACtatcagaaaacatgaaaattcagTAGAATGCTGGAATCCTGATACAAATACCTGGACTTCTCTCgagagaatgaatgagagccGAAGTACCCTTGGAGTAGTAGTACTTGCAGGAGAACTTTATGCATTAGGTGGTTATGATGGACAATCTTACTTACAATCTGTAGAGAAGTATATTCCTAAATTAAGAAAATGGCAACATGTGGCACCAATGACTACAACAAGAAGTTGTTTTGCTGCAGCTGTGTTGGATGGAATGATATATGCCATTGGTGGGTATGGTCCTGCCCACATGAACAG TGTGGAGCGTTATGATCCAAGTAAGGACTCCTGGGAGATGGTTGCATCTATGGCAGATAAAAGGATTCACTTTGGTGTGGGTGTCATGCTAGGCTTTATTTTTGTGGTGGGTGGACATAATGGTGTCTCACATTTGTCAAGCATTGAAAGATATGACCCTCATCAAAATCAATGGACTGTGTGTAGACCAATGAAAGAACCCAGAACAG GAGTTGGTGCTGCAGTAATTGATAACTACCTTTATGTAGTCGGCGGTCACTCAGGGTCTTCCTATCTGAATACTGTGCAGAAATATGACCCTATTTCAGATACGTGGCTGGATTCAGCTGGCATGATATACTGTCGCTGCAACTTTGGATTAACTGCACTTTGA
- the KLHL28 gene encoding kelch-like protein 28 isoform X5: protein MDHTSPTYMLANLTHLHSEQLLQGLNLLRQHHELCDIVLRVGDVKIHAHKVVLASISPYFKAMFTGNLSEKENSEVEFQCIDETALQAIVEYAYTGTVFISQDTVESLLPAANLLQIKLVLKECCAFLESQLDPGNCIGISRFAETYGCHDLYLAATKYICQNFEAVCQTEEFFELTHADLDEIVSNDCLNVATEETVFYALESWIKYDVQERQKYLAQLLNSVRLPLLSVKFLTRLYEANHLIRDDRTCKHLLNEALKYHFMPEHRLSHQTVLMTRPRCAPKVLCAVGGKSGLFACLDSVEMYFPQNDSWIGLAPLNIPRYEFGICVLDQKVYVIGGIETNVRPGITIRKHENSVECWNPDTNTWTSLERMNESRSTLGVVVLAGELYALGGYDGQSYLQSVEKYIPKLRKWQHVAPMTTTRSCFAAAVLDGMIYAIGGYGPAHMNSVERYDPSKDSWEMVASMADKRIHFGVGVMLGFIFVVGGHNGVSHLSSIERYDPHQNQWTVCRPMKEPRTGVGAAVIDNYLYVVGGHSGSSYLNTVQKYDPISDTWLDSAGMIYCRCNFGLTAL, encoded by the exons aTGGACCACACATCCCCGACCTACATGCTTGCTAACTTAACCCACTTACATTCTGAACAACTTCTGCAGGGCTTGAATCTTCTTCGTCAACATCACGAACTCTGTGACATCGTTCTTCGAGTAGGTGATGTTAAAATCCATGCTCACAAAGTGGTTCTTGCCAGCATCAGCCCATATTTCAAAGCTATGTTCACTGGAAACCTTTCTGAAAAAGAGAACAGTGAGGTTGAGTTTCAGTGCATTGATGAAACTGCTCTCCAGGCCATTGTGGAGTATGCCTATACCGGGACTGTTTTTATTTCGCAGGACACAGTTGAATCTCTCCTTCCAGCAGCAAACCTACTCCAGATAAAGCTTGTCCTAAAAGAATGTTGTGCATTTCTTGAAAGCCAGCTTGATCCTGGCAATTGTATTGGAATTTCTCGTTTTGCAGAGACATATGGTTGTCATGACCTTTATTTGGCAGCTACTAAATACATATGCCAGAATTTTGAAGCCGTTTGCCAGACTGAAGAGTTTTTTGAACTTACACATGCTGATTTGGATGAAATTGTTTCCAATGACTGTTTGAACGTAGctactgaagagactgttttttacGCACTTGAGTCTTGGATCAAGTATGACGTACAAGAACGTCAGAAATACTTAGCACAGCTGCTTAACAGTGTGAGATTACCATTGCTGAGTGTTAAGTTTCTTACTAGACTATATGAAGCAAATCATCTTATTCGTGATGATCGCACTTGTAAACATCTTTTGAATGAAGCCCTAAAGTACCACTTTATGCCTGAACATAGACTTTCTCATCAGACAGTCCTGATGACACGACCTCGCTGTGCTCCCAAAGTACTTTGTGCAGTAGGAGGAAAATCTGGACTATTTGCCTGTTTGGACAG TGTGGAGATGTACTTTCCTCAGAATGACTCTTGGATTGGTTTGGCACCCCTAAACATTCCTCGCTATGAATTTGGAATATGTGTTTTAGACCAAAAAGTGTATGTTATAGGTGGTATTGAAACTAATGTGCGTCCTGGCATCACtatcagaaaacatgaaaattcagTAGAATGCTGGAATCCTGATACAAATACCTGGACTTCTCTCgagagaatgaatgagagccGAAGTACCCTTGGAGTAGTAGTACTTGCAGGAGAACTTTATGCATTAGGTGGTTATGATGGACAATCTTACTTACAATCTGTAGAGAAGTATATTCCTAAATTAAGAAAATGGCAACATGTGGCACCAATGACTACAACAAGAAGTTGTTTTGCTGCAGCTGTGTTGGATGGAATGATATATGCCATTGGTGGGTATGGTCCTGCCCACATGAACAG TGTGGAGCGTTATGATCCAAGTAAGGACTCCTGGGAGATGGTTGCATCTATGGCAGATAAAAGGATTCACTTTGGTGTGGGTGTCATGCTAGGCTTTATTTTTGTGGTGGGTGGACATAATGGTGTCTCACATTTGTCAAGCATTGAAAGATATGACCCTCATCAAAATCAATGGACTGTGTGTAGACCAATGAAAGAACCCAGAACAG GAGTTGGTGCTGCAGTAATTGATAACTACCTTTATGTAGTCGGCGGTCACTCAGGGTCTTCCTATCTGAATACTGTGCAGAAATATGACCCTATTTCAGATACGTGGCTGGATTCAGCTGGCATGATATACTGTCGCTGCAACTTTGGATTAACTGCACTTTGA
- the KLHL28 gene encoding kelch-like protein 28 isoform X3, whose protein sequence is MMDHTSPTYMLANLTHLHSEQLLQGLNLLRQHHELCDIVLRVGDVKIHAHKVVLASISPYFKAMFTGNLSEKENSEVEFQCIDETALQAIVEYAYTGTVFISQDTVESLLPAANLLQIKLVLKECCAFLESQLDPGNCIGISRFAETYGCHDLYLAATKYICQNFEAVCQTEEFFELTHADLDEIVSNDCLNVATEETVFYALESWIKYDVQERQKYLAQLLNSVRLPLLSVKFLTRLYEANHLIRDDRTCKHLLNEALKYHFMPEHRLSHQTVLMTRPRCAPKVLCAVGGKSGLFACLDSVEMYFPQNDSWIGLAPLNIPRYEFGICVLDQKVYVIGGIETNVRPGITIRKHENSVECWNPDTNTWTSLERMNESRSTLGVVVLAGELYALGGYDGQSYLQSVEKYIPKLRKWQHVAPMTTTRSCFAAAVLDGMIYAIGGYGPAHMNSVERYDPSKDSWEMVASMADKRIHFGVGVMLGFIFVVGGHNGVSHLSSIERYDPHQNQWTVCRPMKEPRTGVGAAVIDNYLYVVGGHSGSSYLNTVQKYDPISDTWLDSAGMIYCRCNFGLTAL, encoded by the exons Atg aTGGACCACACATCCCCGACCTACATGCTTGCTAACTTAACCCACTTACATTCTGAACAACTTCTGCAGGGCTTGAATCTTCTTCGTCAACATCACGAACTCTGTGACATCGTTCTTCGAGTAGGTGATGTTAAAATCCATGCTCACAAAGTGGTTCTTGCCAGCATCAGCCCATATTTCAAAGCTATGTTCACTGGAAACCTTTCTGAAAAAGAGAACAGTGAGGTTGAGTTTCAGTGCATTGATGAAACTGCTCTCCAGGCCATTGTGGAGTATGCCTATACCGGGACTGTTTTTATTTCGCAGGACACAGTTGAATCTCTCCTTCCAGCAGCAAACCTACTCCAGATAAAGCTTGTCCTAAAAGAATGTTGTGCATTTCTTGAAAGCCAGCTTGATCCTGGCAATTGTATTGGAATTTCTCGTTTTGCAGAGACATATGGTTGTCATGACCTTTATTTGGCAGCTACTAAATACATATGCCAGAATTTTGAAGCCGTTTGCCAGACTGAAGAGTTTTTTGAACTTACACATGCTGATTTGGATGAAATTGTTTCCAATGACTGTTTGAACGTAGctactgaagagactgttttttacGCACTTGAGTCTTGGATCAAGTATGACGTACAAGAACGTCAGAAATACTTAGCACAGCTGCTTAACAGTGTGAGATTACCATTGCTGAGTGTTAAGTTTCTTACTAGACTATATGAAGCAAATCATCTTATTCGTGATGATCGCACTTGTAAACATCTTTTGAATGAAGCCCTAAAGTACCACTTTATGCCTGAACATAGACTTTCTCATCAGACAGTCCTGATGACACGACCTCGCTGTGCTCCCAAAGTACTTTGTGCAGTAGGAGGAAAATCTGGACTATTTGCCTGTTTGGACAG TGTGGAGATGTACTTTCCTCAGAATGACTCTTGGATTGGTTTGGCACCCCTAAACATTCCTCGCTATGAATTTGGAATATGTGTTTTAGACCAAAAAGTGTATGTTATAGGTGGTATTGAAACTAATGTGCGTCCTGGCATCACtatcagaaaacatgaaaattcagTAGAATGCTGGAATCCTGATACAAATACCTGGACTTCTCTCgagagaatgaatgagagccGAAGTACCCTTGGAGTAGTAGTACTTGCAGGAGAACTTTATGCATTAGGTGGTTATGATGGACAATCTTACTTACAATCTGTAGAGAAGTATATTCCTAAATTAAGAAAATGGCAACATGTGGCACCAATGACTACAACAAGAAGTTGTTTTGCTGCAGCTGTGTTGGATGGAATGATATATGCCATTGGTGGGTATGGTCCTGCCCACATGAACAG TGTGGAGCGTTATGATCCAAGTAAGGACTCCTGGGAGATGGTTGCATCTATGGCAGATAAAAGGATTCACTTTGGTGTGGGTGTCATGCTAGGCTTTATTTTTGTGGTGGGTGGACATAATGGTGTCTCACATTTGTCAAGCATTGAAAGATATGACCCTCATCAAAATCAATGGACTGTGTGTAGACCAATGAAAGAACCCAGAACAG GAGTTGGTGCTGCAGTAATTGATAACTACCTTTATGTAGTCGGCGGTCACTCAGGGTCTTCCTATCTGAATACTGTGCAGAAATATGACCCTATTTCAGATACGTGGCTGGATTCAGCTGGCATGATATACTGTCGCTGCAACTTTGGATTAACTGCACTTTGA
- the KLHL28 gene encoding kelch-like protein 28 isoform X1 has translation MYLFSLKLYLCSCFVIHYRMSTFTLLNFLLDIRCFWILDLLTTDFAVFGSFMSPAELKGMPKYLLHFGLTACSRSFPPDKPHSMKMDHTSPTYMLANLTHLHSEQLLQGLNLLRQHHELCDIVLRVGDVKIHAHKVVLASISPYFKAMFTGNLSEKENSEVEFQCIDETALQAIVEYAYTGTVFISQDTVESLLPAANLLQIKLVLKECCAFLESQLDPGNCIGISRFAETYGCHDLYLAATKYICQNFEAVCQTEEFFELTHADLDEIVSNDCLNVATEETVFYALESWIKYDVQERQKYLAQLLNSVRLPLLSVKFLTRLYEANHLIRDDRTCKHLLNEALKYHFMPEHRLSHQTVLMTRPRCAPKVLCAVGGKSGLFACLDSVEMYFPQNDSWIGLAPLNIPRYEFGICVLDQKVYVIGGIETNVRPGITIRKHENSVECWNPDTNTWTSLERMNESRSTLGVVVLAGELYALGGYDGQSYLQSVEKYIPKLRKWQHVAPMTTTRSCFAAAVLDGMIYAIGGYGPAHMNSVERYDPSKDSWEMVASMADKRIHFGVGVMLGFIFVVGGHNGVSHLSSIERYDPHQNQWTVCRPMKEPRTGVGAAVIDNYLYVVGGHSGSSYLNTVQKYDPISDTWLDSAGMIYCRCNFGLTAL, from the exons ATGTATCTTTTCTCTCTTAAGCTATACTTATGTAGTTGTTTTGTAATTCATTATAGAATGTCAACATTTACCCTCTTAAATTTCTTGTTAGATATCAGGTGTTTTTGGATCCTTGATTTGTTAACCACTGATTTTGCTGTCTTTGGAAGCTTCATGTCACCTGCAGAGTTGAAGGGAATGCCCAAGTATCTTCTTCATTTTGGCCTTACAGCATGTTCTAGAAGCTTTCCTCCAGATAAACCTCATTCCATGAAG aTGGACCACACATCCCCGACCTACATGCTTGCTAACTTAACCCACTTACATTCTGAACAACTTCTGCAGGGCTTGAATCTTCTTCGTCAACATCACGAACTCTGTGACATCGTTCTTCGAGTAGGTGATGTTAAAATCCATGCTCACAAAGTGGTTCTTGCCAGCATCAGCCCATATTTCAAAGCTATGTTCACTGGAAACCTTTCTGAAAAAGAGAACAGTGAGGTTGAGTTTCAGTGCATTGATGAAACTGCTCTCCAGGCCATTGTGGAGTATGCCTATACCGGGACTGTTTTTATTTCGCAGGACACAGTTGAATCTCTCCTTCCAGCAGCAAACCTACTCCAGATAAAGCTTGTCCTAAAAGAATGTTGTGCATTTCTTGAAAGCCAGCTTGATCCTGGCAATTGTATTGGAATTTCTCGTTTTGCAGAGACATATGGTTGTCATGACCTTTATTTGGCAGCTACTAAATACATATGCCAGAATTTTGAAGCCGTTTGCCAGACTGAAGAGTTTTTTGAACTTACACATGCTGATTTGGATGAAATTGTTTCCAATGACTGTTTGAACGTAGctactgaagagactgttttttacGCACTTGAGTCTTGGATCAAGTATGACGTACAAGAACGTCAGAAATACTTAGCACAGCTGCTTAACAGTGTGAGATTACCATTGCTGAGTGTTAAGTTTCTTACTAGACTATATGAAGCAAATCATCTTATTCGTGATGATCGCACTTGTAAACATCTTTTGAATGAAGCCCTAAAGTACCACTTTATGCCTGAACATAGACTTTCTCATCAGACAGTCCTGATGACACGACCTCGCTGTGCTCCCAAAGTACTTTGTGCAGTAGGAGGAAAATCTGGACTATTTGCCTGTTTGGACAG TGTGGAGATGTACTTTCCTCAGAATGACTCTTGGATTGGTTTGGCACCCCTAAACATTCCTCGCTATGAATTTGGAATATGTGTTTTAGACCAAAAAGTGTATGTTATAGGTGGTATTGAAACTAATGTGCGTCCTGGCATCACtatcagaaaacatgaaaattcagTAGAATGCTGGAATCCTGATACAAATACCTGGACTTCTCTCgagagaatgaatgagagccGAAGTACCCTTGGAGTAGTAGTACTTGCAGGAGAACTTTATGCATTAGGTGGTTATGATGGACAATCTTACTTACAATCTGTAGAGAAGTATATTCCTAAATTAAGAAAATGGCAACATGTGGCACCAATGACTACAACAAGAAGTTGTTTTGCTGCAGCTGTGTTGGATGGAATGATATATGCCATTGGTGGGTATGGTCCTGCCCACATGAACAG TGTGGAGCGTTATGATCCAAGTAAGGACTCCTGGGAGATGGTTGCATCTATGGCAGATAAAAGGATTCACTTTGGTGTGGGTGTCATGCTAGGCTTTATTTTTGTGGTGGGTGGACATAATGGTGTCTCACATTTGTCAAGCATTGAAAGATATGACCCTCATCAAAATCAATGGACTGTGTGTAGACCAATGAAAGAACCCAGAACAG GAGTTGGTGCTGCAGTAATTGATAACTACCTTTATGTAGTCGGCGGTCACTCAGGGTCTTCCTATCTGAATACTGTGCAGAAATATGACCCTATTTCAGATACGTGGCTGGATTCAGCTGGCATGATATACTGTCGCTGCAACTTTGGATTAACTGCACTTTGA
- the KLHL28 gene encoding kelch-like protein 28 isoform X4, protein MMDHTSPTYMLANLTHLHSEQLLQGLNLLRQHHELCDIVLRVGDVKIHAHKVVLASISPYFKAMFTGNLSEKENSEVEFQCIDETALQAIVEYAYTGTVFISQDTVESLLPAANLLQIKLVLKECCAFLESQLDPGNCIGISRFAETYGCHDLYLAATKYICQNFEAVCQTEEFFELTHADLDEIVSNDCLNVATEETVFYALESWIKYDVQERQKYLAQLLNSVRLPLLSVKFLTRLYEANHLIRDDRTCKHLLNEALKYHFMPEHRLSHQTVLMTRPRCAPKVLCAVGGKSGLFACLDSVEMYFPQNDSWIGLAPLNIPRYEFGICVLDQKVYVIGGIETNVRPGITIRKHENSVECWNPDTNTWTSLERMNESRSTLGVVVLAGELYALGGYDGQSYLQSVEKYIPKLRKWQHVAPMTTTRSCFAAAVLDGMIYAIGGYGPAHMNSVERYDPSKDSWEMVASMADKRIHFGVGVMLGFIFVVGGHNGVSHLSSIERYDPHQNQWTVCRPMKEPRTGVGAAVIDNYLYVVGGHSGSSYLNTVQKYDPISDTWLDSAGMIYCRCNFGLTAL, encoded by the exons ATG aTGGACCACACATCCCCGACCTACATGCTTGCTAACTTAACCCACTTACATTCTGAACAACTTCTGCAGGGCTTGAATCTTCTTCGTCAACATCACGAACTCTGTGACATCGTTCTTCGAGTAGGTGATGTTAAAATCCATGCTCACAAAGTGGTTCTTGCCAGCATCAGCCCATATTTCAAAGCTATGTTCACTGGAAACCTTTCTGAAAAAGAGAACAGTGAGGTTGAGTTTCAGTGCATTGATGAAACTGCTCTCCAGGCCATTGTGGAGTATGCCTATACCGGGACTGTTTTTATTTCGCAGGACACAGTTGAATCTCTCCTTCCAGCAGCAAACCTACTCCAGATAAAGCTTGTCCTAAAAGAATGTTGTGCATTTCTTGAAAGCCAGCTTGATCCTGGCAATTGTATTGGAATTTCTCGTTTTGCAGAGACATATGGTTGTCATGACCTTTATTTGGCAGCTACTAAATACATATGCCAGAATTTTGAAGCCGTTTGCCAGACTGAAGAGTTTTTTGAACTTACACATGCTGATTTGGATGAAATTGTTTCCAATGACTGTTTGAACGTAGctactgaagagactgttttttacGCACTTGAGTCTTGGATCAAGTATGACGTACAAGAACGTCAGAAATACTTAGCACAGCTGCTTAACAGTGTGAGATTACCATTGCTGAGTGTTAAGTTTCTTACTAGACTATATGAAGCAAATCATCTTATTCGTGATGATCGCACTTGTAAACATCTTTTGAATGAAGCCCTAAAGTACCACTTTATGCCTGAACATAGACTTTCTCATCAGACAGTCCTGATGACACGACCTCGCTGTGCTCCCAAAGTACTTTGTGCAGTAGGAGGAAAATCTGGACTATTTGCCTGTTTGGACAG TGTGGAGATGTACTTTCCTCAGAATGACTCTTGGATTGGTTTGGCACCCCTAAACATTCCTCGCTATGAATTTGGAATATGTGTTTTAGACCAAAAAGTGTATGTTATAGGTGGTATTGAAACTAATGTGCGTCCTGGCATCACtatcagaaaacatgaaaattcagTAGAATGCTGGAATCCTGATACAAATACCTGGACTTCTCTCgagagaatgaatgagagccGAAGTACCCTTGGAGTAGTAGTACTTGCAGGAGAACTTTATGCATTAGGTGGTTATGATGGACAATCTTACTTACAATCTGTAGAGAAGTATATTCCTAAATTAAGAAAATGGCAACATGTGGCACCAATGACTACAACAAGAAGTTGTTTTGCTGCAGCTGTGTTGGATGGAATGATATATGCCATTGGTGGGTATGGTCCTGCCCACATGAACAG TGTGGAGCGTTATGATCCAAGTAAGGACTCCTGGGAGATGGTTGCATCTATGGCAGATAAAAGGATTCACTTTGGTGTGGGTGTCATGCTAGGCTTTATTTTTGTGGTGGGTGGACATAATGGTGTCTCACATTTGTCAAGCATTGAAAGATATGACCCTCATCAAAATCAATGGACTGTGTGTAGACCAATGAAAGAACCCAGAACAG GAGTTGGTGCTGCAGTAATTGATAACTACCTTTATGTAGTCGGCGGTCACTCAGGGTCTTCCTATCTGAATACTGTGCAGAAATATGACCCTATTTCAGATACGTGGCTGGATTCAGCTGGCATGATATACTGTCGCTGCAACTTTGGATTAACTGCACTTTGA